ACGCTCCGGCCTCGCTGATGTCACGCGGAGTCGCGGAGGAAAAGAGAAGAGCCGCGGAAAGGGCACCAACCCCTCCGCGGCTCATCTGTTTCTCCGCGCCTCCGCGTGATCCCCTCTCCCGGCGGACCGCTGAATCAGCCCCGCGACTCGCCCGTGCCGGTGACGGCTTCCTCCAGCAGTTCCGCCACGTCGCCGGTCCCCCGCTCGATCAGCTCGCGTAGCCGGGCGATCTCCTCGCGCGCCTTGAACAGCTCGTCGGTGATGGAGAGCGCCGCCAGCGTCGCGGCGCGGAACGGCTCCAGCGTGGGATACGACGGCAGCGCGCGGATCATCTGGTCCACGTGCTCCGCCACGGCGCGGGTGTACTCCGGCGGCACGTCCGAGCGCAGGACGTGCTTTTCACCCGCGATCTCTACCGTAACGGTGTGGCGCGACGGCTGCGGCTTGCGGGGGCTCACTTGCGGTTCTCCAGGATGGCCAGGCGCGCCAGCAGCCCCGTAATGCGCTGCCGCGCCTCGGCGGCGCGGCTGGTGAGCACCGCGTTTTCCGCCCGGAGCCGGCGCAGCTCGTCGCCGGACTCGATGGACGGCAGCGAGCCCATCGAGGTCAGGTCCTGCAGCTCGCCCCGCAGCCGCTGCACCTCCTGCTCCGCCTCCTGCGCGCGCCGCCGCCACTCGTCCAACGCGATGGCGGCGGCGCGCGCGGCACGCTCCAGCCGGTCCCACCCCGCCACTTCGGCGGGGGCGGCCGGCCCGGCGGACTGCATCACCGCGTGATCAGCGTCGGCGGACGCCATGCCGCTCCTCGAGAGCTGCCAGCACACGGCTCACCGCCGCATCTACCTCCGCGTCCGTCAGCGTACGGTCCGCCGCCCGGAACCGCAGGCGGAACCCCACGCTGCGCGTCCCCTCCGGAATGCCCTTCCCTTCGTACAGGTCGAATGGGAAGACGTTCTCCAGCAGCTCGCCCGCGGACTCGCGGATGGTCCCCCCCAACTCGCCCGCCGCGAGCGACGTGGGGACGAGAAGCGCCAGGTCGCGCTCCGAGCCGGGATGCACGGGGAGCGGACGGTACTGGACGTTCCTGCGTTCGACGGACACGGACGGCAGCCGGACCTCCAGCACGAACGTGGGCCCGGCCCAGGCGGGCGCATCCACCTCGCCCTCCGCCGCCTGCCGCGCCCTGCCGATCTCGTCGCCCCCGGCGAACAGCGTGAGACGGCCATCGACCGCATCCACGCGGCCATCCGGGTACTCGCCCGCCAGTTCTTCCAGCAGCCCCTTCAAGTCCCACAGGTCCCACTCCGGCGCGGCGCCGCTCCAGTGCGGCGGGCGGCTGGTACCGGTGAAGGCCGCGGCGACGCGCCGCTCCTCCCCCGCCCCCCCGCCGACCGGCGCCAGGAAGGCCGCGCCAATCTCGAACAGCCGCACGTCGCGTACGCCGTGCGCAAGGTTGTGCTCCACCCGGCGCAGCAGCCCGGGCACCAGCGCGGAGCGCAGGTACGACTCCTCCGCCGAGAGCGAGTTCAGCACGGCGACGGTGCCGGCCGACTCGGGTGCGAACGGCACCGTGCGCGCCTCCAGGAAGCCCCAGCGCACGAAGAGCGAGCGGATGCGCGCCTCCACCGCCACGCTGGGATCTTCAGGCACCGTGCTGGGCCGGTGGGGAGCGATCTCCTCGGGGAAGCTGCCGTAGCCGCGGCGGCGGGCCAGCTCCTCGATCAGGTCGATCTCCTCCACCACGTCCGGGCGGAAACCCGGCACCAGAACGCGCATGGGCCGGGGCCGCACGTTCACCTCGAAGCCGATGGGCTCCAGCAGGTCGCGAACCTCGTCCGGCGCCAGCTCCACGCCCAGCACCTGCCGCACGCGCTCCTCGCGAAGGCCGATGGCGCGCCGCTCGTAGCGATGCGGCACCAGGTCCACCGCGCCCACCGCCTCCCCCCCGGCGACGGTCAGCACCAGTTCCACGACCCGGCGCAGCGCCGCCGGCTGGCCCTCGGGATCCACCCCGCGCTCGAAGCGGTACGAGGCGTCCGTCGAAAGCCCCTGGCGCCGCGCCGCACGGCGGACGCGCTGGGGATCGAACAGGGCGACTTCGATGAACAGGTCCGTCGTTCCCCCGCCCACCTCGCTGTCCCGGCCGCCCATCACCCCGGCCAGGGCCACCGCGCCGTCACCGTCGGCGATCACCACGTCCTGGGCGTCCAGCGTACGCTCCACGCCGTCCAGCGTCGTCAGCGTTTCGCCTGCGCGGGCGTGACGGACGGCGACGCGGCCGCCGCGCAGCAGGTTCAGGTCGAAGGCGTGCACGGGCTGCCCCAGCTCGTGCAGCACGTAGTTGGTCGCATCCACCACGTTGTTGATGGGCCGCTGCCCGATGGCGCGCAGGCGGGTGGCCAGCCACTCGGGAGACGGCCCCACGCGCACGCCCCGGACGATGGCGCCCATGTACCGCGTGCACCCTTCGTCGTCCTCGATCTCCACGTCCATCCCCAGGTCGTCGCACGCGCGCCGGCCGGCGTGGACGGGGAACGAGCCGCCGCGGCGATTCGGGAAGGCGGGAAGCTCCACGCCGTCCTCGCCCGTGGGGGCCAGCTCGCGCGCCACGCCCAGGTGCGAAAGCAGCTCGCCGCGGTTGGGCGTCACGTCCACCACCAGCAGGTGATCGTCCAGTTCGAGGGCGTCGCGGAAACCGGTGCCGGGGGCGAACTCGCCGTGCAGCGTCATCAGCCCCGCGTGGTCGCGGCCCAGCCCCAGTTCGCGCGCGGAGCAGAGCATTCCCTCCGACGCCTCGCCCCGCAGCTTGGCCTTCTTGATCTGCAGCCCGCCGGGCAGCGTGGCGCCGATGGGCGCGAACGGGTACAGCCCGCCCGCCTCCACGTTGGGCGCGCCGCAGACCACCTGCAGCCGCTCGGCGCCGCCGGCGTTGACGGTGCACAGGCGCAGGCGGTCGGCGTTGGGGTGCTGGCGAACCTCTTCGACGCGGGCGATCACCACGTCGCCGATGTCCGCACCCAGATATACGATCTCGTCCACGGGCGCGCCGAGCATGGCCAGGCGCTCGGCCACTTCCTGCGGCGTTCCCTGGAGCCCCGGGGCAATCGACCGGAGCCAGCGATAGGAGATGTTCATGACGTCCGTCGATTACGTGAACTGCCCAAGGAACCGCACGTCGCTTTCGTACAGCAGCCGGATGTCGGGCACGCCGTAGCGCTGCATGGCGATGCGCCCCGGCCCCATCCCGAAGGCGTAGCCCGTGTAGCGCTCCGGATCGTAGCCGGCGGCGGCGAACACGTTCGGGTGCACCATGCCGGCGCCCATGATCTCCATCCACCCCGTGCCCTTGCAGGCGCTGCAGCCGGAGCCGCCGCACAGCTGGCACGACACGTCCACCTCGGCCGAGGGCTCGGTGAAGGGGAAGAACGACGGGCGGAAGCGCGTCTTGGCATCCGCCCCGAAGAAGCGGCGGACGAAGGTGGAGATGGTGGCCTTGAAGTCGGCGAAGGTGATCCCCTCGTCCACGGCCAGCCCCTCTATCTGCTCGAACGCCGGCGCGTGGCTGGCGTCGAACGGGTCGCGGCGGTACACGGTGCCGGGGACGACCACGCGGACGGGAGGCGCGAACTGCTCCATCACCCGCGCCTGCATGGGCGAGGTGTGCGTGCGCAGCAGCACCTCGTCCGTGACGTAGAAGGTGTCGTGCATGTCCGTCGCCGGGTGGTTCGGCGGGAAGTTCAACTTGGAGAAGTTGTACTCCTGCGTTTCCAGCTCCGGCCCGGCGATACGGTTGAAGCCCAGGTCGCGGAAGATCTCGCAGATCTCGTCGATCACCAGCGTTACCGGGTGCACCCCGCCCTTCCAGCGGCCGCGGCCGGGGAGCGACAGGTCGATTCCTGGGCCCGCGTCGGCCGCGGCCGCGAACGAGGCGGCTCGCTCGTCGAGCAGGGCAGACAGCGCCTCCTTGACGCGGTTCGCCTCGGCGCCCACCACGGGGCGCTCCTCGGCCGAAAGCTCGCCCAGCCGGCGAAGGATGCCCGTCAGCCGGCCCTTGCGCCCCAGGTACTCCGTGCGCAGCGCCTCCAGCGGCTCGGCCCCGCCGGCGGCGCCCACGGCTTCCGCGCCCTGGGCCTCCAGCGCGCGAAGCTGCGCGATCAGTTCGTCGGTCACCGTCGTCGTCGGCATGTCCCCGTGTACTCCCGTGTGCCCGCGGGCCCGGCGCCCGCGCGTGGCTCAATCTCCGAAACTTACCCCCGAGCGGCCGTTTGGCTACCCCGGCCCAACGAAAAGCGGCGCCGGAGAGGGTGTCTCCGGCGCCGCTGGTCCCGTCCGAGCGTGCTGCGTCAGGCAGCCAGGCTCGTCTTGGCGGCGTTGGCGATCTGCGTAAACGCGTTGGGATCGCGCACGGCGATGTCGGCCAGCACCTTGCGGTCGATCTCGATGCCGGCCTTGTTCAGGCCGTCCATCAGGCGCGAGTACGAGATCTCGTTCTGGCGGGCAGCCGCGTTGATGCGGATGATCCACAGGCGGCGGAACTCGCGCTTGCGGTTCTTGCGGTCGCGGTAGGCGTACTTGCGCGCGCGCTCGACGGCCTCCTTGGCCGTCTTGTACAGGTTCTTGCGGCGGCCGAAGTAGCCCTTGGCTGCTTCCAGGATCTGGTTCTTGCGGCGCAGGCGCGCCACGTTGGTCTTTACGCGAGGCATGTCCTCATCCTTCCCGGGTTACGAAAAAGTCGTGTAAGCGGATGCGGGCAGGCTCAGGACGCGAGCAGGCGCTTTACGCGCTTCTCGTCGGCCTTGGCCAGCATGGTGGTGCCCCGCAGGTTGCGCTTCCGCTTGGGCGACTTCTTGGTCAGGATGTGGCTGTGGAACGCGCTGCCACGCTTTACGCGGCCCTTGGCCGTCACCTTGAAGCGCTTGGCGGCGCCCCGGTGGCTCTTCATCTTCGGCATCGAGAACTTCCCTTTTCAGGTCCGCCCGGGGGCGGGATGTATTAGCTGGTCGGCTGCGCCGGCCGGGGGGCCGGCGGAGCGGCCGGGGCCGCCTGCTGCGCGGGTGCCCCCGACGAAGCGGGAGCGGCCTGCGGCGGCTTGGCGGTGGGGGCCAGCACCATCACCATGCTGCGACCCTCGAGCATGGGGTGCGACTCCACCTTCGAAAGGTCCTGCAACTGCTGGAACACGCGGTCGAGCACCTGCCGCCCGTACTCGGGGTGGGCCATCTGCCGCCCGCGGAACATCATGGTGAGCTTCACCTTGTGTCCCTCGTCCAGGAACTTCCGGGCGTGGCGCACCTTGAAGTCGAAGTCGTGGTCCTCGATCCCGGGGCGCATCTTGACTTCCTTGATCTGCACGTGGTGCTGCTTCTTGCGCGCCTCGCGCGCCTGACGCTGCTCCTCGTACTTGAACTTGCCGTAGTCCATGATGCGGCAGACCGGCGGCCGGGCCATGGGCGCGACTTCCACCAGGTCCAGCCCCTGATCTTCCGCGATCTCCAGCGCCCGTTCGATCGACAGAATCCCCAGCTGCTCACCTTCTGGGCTGATCACCCGGACGGGGCTGATGCGGATCTGCCGGTTCACACGCGTCTTCTCGTTGATACGCCGCTCTCCGGTATCGAGGACAAACAAAAAGGACGGATCTGAAACTTCAGATCCGTCCACGCGCCAGCGAAGCCGTCCTCCCCGTGTGGGGAGGCGGCCGTCGCTCCGCGTTTTGCGGACCTGGCAGCATCGTGCGCCCAAGGCGCCCGAGCCGAAAGGTGGGGAACCCGCCGGTTCCCACTTTCCTGCAATTTGGTCGGGGAATCTAGCCCCGGGGGTGGGGCGCTGTCAACCGGGGGCTGGCCGCGGCCGTATGGGCAGGGCTTTGGGCCAGGTGGATGGGTGGGCCTCGGCCGTGCTGGGGCGAATGAATTCGCGGCAACAAGGGCCCGAAGTCCGCCTTCGCGGACTGCATCCGCCAGTCCAGCGCGCCACCCCCGCCGAAGCGCGATCGAATTCTCCCCTCTCCGCATGCGCAGCATGCGGGAGGGGCCGGGGGAGTGGCCACCCGAGGCATGCGCCGGCTTGAATCGAAAGGCCTCACCGCCTC
The sequence above is a segment of the Longimicrobium sp. genome. Coding sequences within it:
- a CDS encoding cell division protein ZapA; its protein translation is MSPRKPQPSRHTVTVEIAGEKHVLRSDVPPEYTRAVAEHVDQMIRALPSYPTLEPFRAATLAALSITDELFKAREEIARLRELIERGTGDVAELLEEAVTGTGESRG
- the pheT gene encoding phenylalanine--tRNA ligase subunit beta, with product MNISYRWLRSIAPGLQGTPQEVAERLAMLGAPVDEIVYLGADIGDVVIARVEEVRQHPNADRLRLCTVNAGGAERLQVVCGAPNVEAGGLYPFAPIGATLPGGLQIKKAKLRGEASEGMLCSARELGLGRDHAGLMTLHGEFAPGTGFRDALELDDHLLVVDVTPNRGELLSHLGVARELAPTGEDGVELPAFPNRRGGSFPVHAGRRACDDLGMDVEIEDDEGCTRYMGAIVRGVRVGPSPEWLATRLRAIGQRPINNVVDATNYVLHELGQPVHAFDLNLLRGGRVAVRHARAGETLTTLDGVERTLDAQDVVIADGDGAVALAGVMGGRDSEVGGGTTDLFIEVALFDPQRVRRAARRQGLSTDASYRFERGVDPEGQPAALRRVVELVLTVAGGEAVGAVDLVPHRYERRAIGLREERVRQVLGVELAPDEVRDLLEPIGFEVNVRPRPMRVLVPGFRPDVVEEIDLIEELARRRGYGSFPEEIAPHRPSTVPEDPSVAVEARIRSLFVRWGFLEARTVPFAPESAGTVAVLNSLSAEESYLRSALVPGLLRRVEHNLAHGVRDVRLFEIGAAFLAPVGGGAGEERRVAAAFTGTSRPPHWSGAAPEWDLWDLKGLLEELAGEYPDGRVDAVDGRLTLFAGGDEIGRARQAAEGEVDAPAWAGPTFVLEVRLPSVSVERRNVQYRPLPVHPGSERDLALLVPTSLAAGELGGTIRESAGELLENVFPFDLYEGKGIPEGTRSVGFRLRFRAADRTLTDAEVDAAVSRVLAALEERHGVRRR
- the pheS gene encoding phenylalanine--tRNA ligase subunit alpha, giving the protein MPTTTVTDELIAQLRALEAQGAEAVGAAGGAEPLEALRTEYLGRKGRLTGILRRLGELSAEERPVVGAEANRVKEALSALLDERAASFAAAADAGPGIDLSLPGRGRWKGGVHPVTLVIDEICEIFRDLGFNRIAGPELETQEYNFSKLNFPPNHPATDMHDTFYVTDEVLLRTHTSPMQARVMEQFAPPVRVVVPGTVYRRDPFDASHAPAFEQIEGLAVDEGITFADFKATISTFVRRFFGADAKTRFRPSFFPFTEPSAEVDVSCQLCGGSGCSACKGTGWMEIMGAGMVHPNVFAAAGYDPERYTGYAFGMGPGRIAMQRYGVPDIRLLYESDVRFLGQFT
- the rplT gene encoding 50S ribosomal protein L20; translation: MPRVKTNVARLRRKNQILEAAKGYFGRRKNLYKTAKEAVERARKYAYRDRKNRKREFRRLWIIRINAAARQNEISYSRLMDGLNKAGIEIDRKVLADIAVRDPNAFTQIANAAKTSLAA
- the rpmI gene encoding 50S ribosomal protein L35 translates to MPKMKSHRGAAKRFKVTAKGRVKRGSAFHSHILTKKSPKRKRNLRGTTMLAKADEKRVKRLLAS
- the infC gene encoding translation initiation factor IF-3, which codes for MNRQIRISPVRVISPEGEQLGILSIERALEIAEDQGLDLVEVAPMARPPVCRIMDYGKFKYEEQRQAREARKKQHHVQIKEVKMRPGIEDHDFDFKVRHARKFLDEGHKVKLTMMFRGRQMAHPEYGRQVLDRVFQQLQDLSKVESHPMLEGRSMVMVLAPTAKPPQAAPASSGAPAQQAAPAAPPAPRPAQPTS